The Euphorbia lathyris chromosome 2, ddEupLath1.1, whole genome shotgun sequence genome includes a window with the following:
- the LOC136218840 gene encoding 4-hydroxy-tetrahydrodipicolinate reductase 1, chloroplastic-like, giving the protein MAVSQVFIKPPTFALSGHGTPRISTLLQRRRSSSTVLSMSTNSFDIPIIVNGCSGKMGKAVIKAADSAGLQILPVSFGAPEESGCTVQMCGNDIKIHGPSEREDVLASMVREYPNLIVVDFTVPAAVNDNANLYSKVGVPFVMGTTGGDRDQLYKTVEDSNIYAVISPQMGKQVVAFLAAMEIMAEQFPGAFSGYSLQVLESHQAGKLDTSGTAKAVISCFQKLGVSFNMDEIQMIRDPSQQIEMVGVPEEHLSGHAFHMYHLTSPDETVSFEFQHNVCGRSIYAEGTVDAVIFLAKKIQLRADKRIYNMIDVLREGNMRN; this is encoded by the exons ATGGCAGTGTCTCAGGTTTTTATAAAACCACCCACATTTGCCTTATCTGGCCACGGGACGCCGAGAATTAGTACCCTTCTACAGAGACGAAGATCTTCATCTACAGTATTGTCCATGTCAACCAACAGTTTTGACATCCCAATCATA GTAAATGGTTGCAGTGGAAAAATGGGAAAGGCTGTTATTAAGGCAGCAGACTCTGCAGGACTCCAGATTCTTCCTGTATCATTTGGTGCACCAGAGGAGTCTGGGTGTACCGTGCAAATGTGTGGAAACGACATCAAAATACATGGTCCTTCTGAAAGAGAAGATGTTCTTGCTTCAATGGTTCGTGAATACCCGAATCTTATTGTGGTGGATTTCACTGTTCCTGCAGCAGTAAATG ATAATGCAAATCTATATTCCAAAGTAGGAGTGCCCTTTGTTATGGGAACCACTGGTGGAGACAGGGATCAATTGTACAAGACTGTAGAAGACTCAAATATTTATGCTGTGATATCCCCACAGATGGGCAAGCAG GTGGTTGCATTTCTTGCAGCTATGGAGATTATGGCTGAGCAGTTTCCTGGAGCTTTCTCTGGGTATTCCCTTCAG GTGTTGGAATCCCATCAAGCTGGAAAGTTGGACACATCCGGAACTGCAAAGGCTGTGATTTCTTGCTTCCAAAAATTGGGTGTCTCTTTTAACATGGACGAG ATACAAATGATCCGGGATCCCAGCCAACAAATTGAGATGGTGGGAGTACCAGAGGAGCATTTGTCGGGCCATGCATTCCATATGTATCATTTGACATCACCTGATGAAAC AGTTTCTTTTGAGTTTCAACATAATGTTTGTGGGCGATCAATATATGCAGAGGGTACTGTAGATGCTGTAATTTTCCTTGCTAAGAAG ATTCAGTTGAGGGCGGACAAGCGGATCTACAATATGATCGATGTGTTGCGGGAGGGTAACATGAGAAATTAA